AAACATCTTATTTCTTTGGTATGATATCAATAAAATTCATGATATCTTTGATGAAGAAGAGTTAAGTAGAATCTATATTAATTTTTGTGATCCTTGGCCCAAAAAGCGATGGGTAAAGCGTAGACTTACCCATCGGCGCTTTTTACAGAAGTATCAATCCATTTTAATCGAAGAAGGAGAAGTCCATTTTAAAACAGATAACGAAAAACTTTTTGAGTTCTCTTTAAATGAATTTTCTTACGAAAATTTCCGTTTAAACAATATTACTTTTGATCTGCATCATAGTGAAACAAATGATGGTATTACTACAGAATATGAAGATAAATTTTCTGCTATGGGAATGAAAATCTATCGATGTGAAGGGATAAAAAGAAATTGACATTTTTTACTGCCTATTGTTAAATATAGTTATGTAACGAATTAACAGTTATAATAGCATAAAAGAAATGAACAAGGAAAATGGGGTGAACGCATGAGCCGCGTGGGAGACAGAATCAAAGAAGAGAGAGTGAAAAAAGGTATTACCCCTAAACAGTTAGGGAAAAAATGTGGAGTGACAGAGTCCTTTATCTTAGATATTGAAAGTGGTCGCAAAATTATCAACGAAAAACTACTCAGTCAAATTTCTAAAGTATTGGGTTCTAATTTAGAAGAAAGTATGGTGTTAGAAGTATCTTTTGACGATAAAAAAGAAACAACTGAAAAAAAATCGCAAAAACTCATACCTTCATCTTCTATAAAAAGACCAGAAGTAGAGCCTTTAGCCCAATGGGAAGACGCATTATCTAATATCATAAAAAAAATTCCTATTTATGATATGCAGATGACAGCCATCAAAGATTATAAGAGTTTTCCCATTATCGATAAGAAAGTAGAAGGTTTTCATCCAGACAAGTTGATCTATATAGAAATTTCAGATGATCTCCTGACACAATATAGAATTAAAAAAGGAGATCGATGTCTGATCTATTTAAACCAAGAGTTTACCAATGGTGCCTTTCACCTAATAGAATATGATGATAAAAAGCGTCTAAGGAAGCTAAAAAAGGCAGAAGGTAACAACAAAATTCAGTTCGTTGAAGGACTTGATGGTAAAGCCCTTATAAAAGATAGAAAAGAGATTAAAGTGCTAGGCAAGTTGGTTCGGGTAGAAATTGACTTTAAATAAAATGAGACTTAATTCAGGGGGAGTTTTTGCTCCCCCTGAACTGTAAGCAAATTTATCATAATTTTGCTTTAAGGTATAAGACCCCCACCTCTAAGCGTTAACGCAGGTGGG
The sequence above is drawn from the Clostridium formicaceticum genome and encodes:
- a CDS encoding helix-turn-helix domain-containing protein, giving the protein MSRVGDRIKEERVKKGITPKQLGKKCGVTESFILDIESGRKIINEKLLSQISKVLGSNLEESMVLEVSFDDKKETTEKKSQKLIPSSSIKRPEVEPLAQWEDALSNIIKKIPIYDMQMTAIKDYKSFPIIDKKVEGFHPDKLIYIEISDDLLTQYRIKKGDRCLIYLNQEFTNGAFHLIEYDDKKRLRKLKKAEGNNKIQFVEGLDGKALIKDRKEIKVLGKLVRVEIDFK
- the trmB gene encoding tRNA (guanosine(46)-N7)-methyltransferase TrmB — encoded protein: MRRRKKPGAKEKLLSYEDYLCREPEKYKSHWQDYFHEQKPIHVELGTGRGQFISTLAEMNPHIYYIGIEIKEEVLLKAVEKAEAKKLKNILFLWYDINKIHDIFDEEELSRIYINFCDPWPKKRWVKRRLTHRRFLQKYQSILIEEGEVHFKTDNEKLFEFSLNEFSYENFRLNNITFDLHHSETNDGITTEYEDKFSAMGMKIYRCEGIKRN